From Pelagicoccus sp. SDUM812003, a single genomic window includes:
- a CDS encoding flagellar FliJ family protein, protein MKKFRFNLESLLQIREWEERKAQQAFAEAIARVTEAQRAIESAQGEKENAYLAWQTVGDRRFSPAERIALQAQVAEVEGRIAQAEQRLAELEEARRETMEALKVASRNKRVVENLKEKRLQEYRAESLKQESMEIEDIFNGRRSA, encoded by the coding sequence ATGAAGAAGTTTCGATTCAATCTGGAATCCCTCCTTCAGATCCGTGAATGGGAGGAGCGAAAGGCCCAGCAAGCGTTCGCTGAGGCCATCGCTCGCGTCACCGAGGCTCAACGAGCCATCGAGTCCGCTCAGGGAGAAAAGGAAAACGCCTACCTTGCCTGGCAAACCGTAGGCGATCGCCGTTTCTCGCCGGCGGAACGCATCGCTTTGCAAGCCCAGGTCGCGGAGGTCGAAGGGCGCATCGCCCAGGCCGAGCAGCGCCTGGCCGAGCTGGAGGAAGCCCGCAGGGAGACGATGGAGGCTCTGAAGGTGGCCTCGCGCAACAAGCGGGTTGTGGAGAATCTGAAGGAAAAGCGGTTGCAGGAGTATCGAGCCGAATCGCTGAAACAAGAATCGATGGAGATTGAAGACATCTTCAATGGGCGGAGGAGCGCCTAG
- a CDS encoding flagellar hook-length control protein FliK, giving the protein MPIEPSSVSKPVIREVEQTAGSAAYRNSMQGSSTGGKDRHLSSIWEKAISGAQKLFGLDSSKPQETDEHADREDQSETTTRSARQESLNTTPGFANHSFGRFGRNSFSSSAFSSVSANQSRYSAEDGAGDDLSLPSFEASEQRPREGERSDFAAAKESPQPKEKANADTELEDEADEESKAAKSKPVAAPLPAMSASRTHLAQATQAAASSTVQQSSSETPVPAAADASAASDATKANVANAPAATPNQSPSATPAVATAQPTASNAGPASAQAAAQASEASANVVPTPAASAQALADGSSTAKVARESTPSRSTLDKPLVDAKPIAPAPTESKPAAQASVPSAAADAALKTDATAKPAPVSGQTVDAGAKAADAKSASLLAADSLSIDADKAKGAISAAMERGAASTRPQAAPASETPLQTAQFGQPANADAKAPASASAPRVGAPTGEAARAVETNTTAETAKDSATAAADASRKEASAHGASRAAAARAHVSENGLANRSQTAAENAAAGEAANAAANAKAQSSAATGLRDAIAGAANRPVANGNAARSATPNGAANAGQVNGVSNAQGATAQAAPGAMNVTPGQQGQGQSGQQGGSDTAAKQELGAAMKQAASAKGGEKLSGDDSQAFELKSNAADGSRRAEAAAKTKQTSYVSKTAEEMKEVISAMTKSIDRLTSNKAGVMNLRINFDQGGSMTLKISMEGGQVTTNMQTDVQGLESAIKAHWPELANDWSQKGVRLNMPHFQQAPGQQQNGPGGSFESWNDANQQQDRQYASFNSNERGANGQSGSGNRSATGRANPSAGAETEIASQPAQSDADEASGERELKTYA; this is encoded by the coding sequence ATGCCAATAGAGCCATCCAGCGTATCGAAACCGGTGATACGCGAAGTTGAACAGACAGCCGGAAGCGCAGCTTACCGGAATTCGATGCAAGGAAGCTCTACCGGAGGCAAGGATCGCCACCTTAGCAGCATCTGGGAAAAAGCCATCTCCGGCGCCCAGAAGCTTTTCGGATTGGATTCGTCCAAGCCGCAGGAAACGGACGAACACGCGGATCGCGAAGACCAAAGCGAAACAACCACGCGAAGCGCCCGTCAGGAATCTCTGAATACGACGCCTGGCTTTGCGAACCACTCCTTTGGCCGATTTGGACGAAACTCGTTTTCAAGCAGCGCGTTTAGCTCTGTATCCGCAAACCAATCGCGCTACAGCGCGGAAGACGGCGCGGGCGACGATCTGTCCTTGCCCTCGTTCGAGGCCAGCGAGCAGCGCCCTCGCGAAGGCGAACGAAGCGATTTCGCGGCAGCCAAGGAGTCGCCCCAGCCCAAGGAGAAAGCGAATGCCGATACCGAGCTGGAAGACGAGGCGGACGAAGAAAGCAAGGCTGCCAAGAGCAAGCCGGTGGCTGCTCCTTTGCCGGCGATGAGCGCCAGCCGAACCCATCTTGCCCAGGCCACTCAGGCCGCCGCATCCTCCACCGTTCAGCAATCCAGTTCGGAGACGCCGGTTCCGGCCGCCGCCGATGCGAGCGCGGCTTCTGACGCGACAAAGGCGAACGTGGCCAACGCCCCAGCGGCTACCCCAAATCAATCTCCGAGCGCGACTCCGGCAGTCGCGACCGCCCAGCCGACCGCTTCCAACGCTGGTCCCGCGTCGGCCCAAGCCGCCGCCCAAGCCTCAGAGGCAAGCGCCAACGTCGTCCCGACGCCGGCCGCTTCCGCTCAGGCCCTCGCCGATGGCAGCTCCACCGCGAAAGTCGCTCGCGAGTCGACCCCCAGCCGTTCGACGTTGGACAAGCCTTTGGTGGACGCCAAGCCCATCGCCCCGGCGCCAACGGAGTCCAAGCCTGCTGCTCAAGCGTCCGTTCCTTCTGCCGCTGCTGATGCGGCTCTGAAGACCGACGCTACCGCGAAACCGGCTCCTGTTTCGGGCCAGACCGTGGATGCGGGCGCGAAGGCTGCGGATGCGAAATCGGCTAGTCTCTTGGCCGCTGATTCGCTGAGCATCGACGCCGACAAGGCGAAGGGAGCGATCTCCGCCGCCATGGAACGCGGCGCCGCCAGCACGAGACCGCAGGCTGCTCCGGCGAGCGAAACCCCATTGCAGACCGCCCAGTTCGGCCAGCCAGCGAACGCTGACGCCAAGGCCCCTGCCTCCGCATCGGCGCCTCGCGTAGGCGCCCCGACTGGTGAGGCCGCGCGTGCCGTGGAAACGAATACGACCGCAGAGACGGCCAAGGATTCCGCGACCGCCGCAGCGGACGCTTCGCGCAAGGAAGCATCGGCCCACGGAGCATCCCGGGCCGCTGCCGCTCGCGCTCATGTTTCTGAAAACGGCTTGGCGAATCGCTCTCAGACCGCTGCGGAAAACGCTGCAGCGGGAGAGGCGGCGAATGCTGCCGCTAACGCCAAAGCTCAGAGTTCTGCCGCCACCGGTTTGCGTGACGCTATTGCAGGCGCCGCCAATCGCCCTGTGGCAAACGGAAACGCCGCTCGTTCCGCCACTCCCAACGGAGCTGCGAACGCCGGCCAAGTGAATGGCGTTTCAAATGCCCAAGGGGCGACTGCCCAAGCGGCTCCGGGCGCCATGAACGTCACCCCAGGGCAGCAAGGTCAAGGACAGTCGGGCCAGCAGGGTGGATCTGACACCGCCGCCAAGCAGGAGCTCGGCGCCGCCATGAAACAGGCCGCCTCGGCCAAGGGGGGCGAAAAGCTCTCCGGCGACGATTCGCAAGCCTTTGAATTGAAGTCGAATGCGGCCGATGGCAGCAGACGAGCGGAAGCCGCGGCCAAAACCAAGCAGACGTCGTACGTCAGCAAGACCGCCGAGGAGATGAAGGAGGTGATCAGCGCCATGACCAAGAGCATCGATCGCCTGACCAGCAACAAGGCGGGCGTGATGAATCTGCGCATCAACTTCGACCAGGGCGGCAGCATGACGCTGAAGATTTCCATGGAGGGCGGTCAGGTGACCACCAACATGCAAACCGACGTGCAAGGACTGGAATCCGCGATCAAAGCCCATTGGCCTGAGCTCGCCAACGACTGGAGCCAGAAGGGCGTTCGCCTGAACATGCCTCACTTCCAGCAGGCCCCCGGCCAACAGCAGAACGGTCCCGGCGGCAGTTTCGAATCCTGGAACGACGCCAATCAGCAGCAGGATCGCCAGTACGCGTCCTTCAATTCCAACGAACGAGGAGCAAACGGCCAGTCCGGCTCCGGAAATCGATCCGCCACAGGTCGCGCCAACCCGTCCGCTGGAGCGGAAACGGAGATCGCTTCCCAGCCCGCACAGTCCGATGCGGACGAGGCGAGCGGCGAACGCGAACTGAAGACCTACGCATAG
- a CDS encoding flagellar hook capping FlgD N-terminal domain-containing protein: MAIEATSTGAQGLENVITSRDPRSTEQRVEQKQLGQEDFFKLLTTQLSSQDPLKPMEDTAFIAQMANFSQLEMTSQLTSSFEKFTSIQQFAAAQNYIGKTVSLSTGEVGQVTAVENKDDQTLLFFDGKNTDGRDVNTVYKVEAGNASSDGGSNAGGDDGASDDTTADG; encoded by the coding sequence ATGGCCATCGAAGCGACAAGCACCGGAGCTCAAGGACTCGAGAACGTTATCACGTCGAGAGACCCGCGGTCGACCGAACAAAGAGTCGAGCAAAAGCAGCTCGGACAGGAGGACTTCTTCAAGCTCCTCACCACCCAGCTCTCCTCTCAGGACCCTCTCAAGCCGATGGAGGACACCGCTTTCATCGCCCAGATGGCGAACTTCAGCCAACTGGAAATGACTTCCCAGCTCACCTCGAGTTTCGAGAAGTTCACCAGCATCCAGCAGTTCGCCGCCGCCCAGAACTACATCGGCAAGACGGTGAGCCTTTCCACCGGCGAGGTCGGGCAGGTGACGGCGGTCGAGAATAAGGACGACCAGACGCTGCTCTTCTTTGACGGCAAGAACACCGATGGCCGCGATGTGAATACGGTCTACAAGGTCGAGGCTGGCAACGCCTCCAGCGACGGCGGATCCAACGCCGGCGGCGACGACGGCGCTTCGGACGATACCACCGCCGACGGCTAA
- a CDS encoding flagellar hook-basal body complex protein, with translation MAFGALSSGISALTSFSKGMEVIGNNIANVNTVSFKSSRIKYSETFNQVLQQSAPSPNGTEGSNVQASQVGLGVQVEGIVGQFHQGGLSATNQLTDLAISGEGFFLVNDPRNNDAEYATRGGDFRIDDNGYLVTSSGMRVQGMTGGSIGFEVDVNADGEWSFVPNLDSQTGTIDPFEIGDIRLDYNKDDAGVVGSQHLEGNMPREAVMFTNELISHNANEVATWGSIGVDDATGDMKFIYGADELSAHRVGAFVMSEDGGNIEGVTGWHAFMESAVADLTALRNKSVEGVNGGGVVTDAEIKQAVSSDFFYRMFSGQIETQNTANAANADNVIAAYNAANGTTHTAADMLADASLETAALAAYNPSEANLAAAYNTANGTSITAADFATDPSLRAGAITAWNAANPGSPYLSQMNVRPIEIDGNAVQHLFVDNGDLSWDSTIDFQGTVNNVVSTYPNSLSEAEALIAQVRADKTPDLSRFAIDSEGSIKYFLSNGDSFERGRVMLVDFNDKTALIREGQNLYSSFGAAGLKAAADNNDGLHVAGRNGLGLIKQGALELSNVDLTNEFANMITTQRGFQAGSRIITVSDDILQEVVNLKR, from the coding sequence ATGGCATTCGGAGCACTCAGCAGCGGAATCAGCGCCCTCACCAGCTTTTCTAAGGGCATGGAGGTGATCGGAAACAACATCGCGAACGTGAACACGGTTTCCTTCAAATCCTCCCGTATCAAATACTCGGAAACCTTCAACCAGGTGCTGCAGCAGTCCGCGCCATCGCCAAACGGCACCGAGGGTTCCAACGTCCAGGCCTCCCAAGTCGGTCTCGGTGTGCAGGTTGAGGGTATCGTGGGCCAGTTCCACCAGGGCGGCCTCTCCGCGACCAACCAGCTCACCGACCTCGCCATCTCCGGCGAAGGCTTCTTCCTCGTCAACGATCCGCGAAACAACGATGCCGAGTACGCCACCCGCGGCGGCGACTTCCGTATCGACGACAACGGCTACCTCGTCACTTCCAGCGGCATGCGCGTCCAGGGCATGACTGGCGGATCCATCGGCTTCGAGGTGGACGTCAACGCGGACGGCGAATGGTCCTTCGTGCCGAATCTCGACTCTCAAACCGGCACCATCGATCCCTTCGAGATCGGCGACATTCGCCTCGACTACAACAAGGACGACGCCGGCGTGGTTGGTTCCCAGCACTTGGAAGGAAACATGCCTCGCGAAGCGGTCATGTTCACCAACGAACTCATTTCCCACAACGCTAACGAAGTGGCCACCTGGGGCTCCATCGGCGTTGACGACGCCACGGGCGACATGAAATTCATCTACGGCGCCGACGAGCTCTCGGCCCATCGCGTGGGCGCTTTCGTCATGAGCGAAGACGGCGGAAACATCGAAGGCGTCACCGGCTGGCACGCCTTCATGGAAAGCGCCGTGGCGGACCTGACCGCCTTGCGCAACAAGAGCGTGGAAGGCGTCAACGGCGGAGGCGTGGTCACCGACGCCGAGATCAAGCAGGCCGTGAGCAGCGACTTCTTCTACCGCATGTTCAGTGGTCAGATCGAAACCCAGAACACCGCCAACGCGGCCAACGCAGACAACGTGATCGCGGCCTACAACGCGGCCAACGGTACCACGCATACCGCCGCCGACATGCTGGCCGACGCCAGCTTGGAAACGGCCGCCCTGGCAGCTTACAACCCCTCCGAGGCCAATCTCGCCGCGGCCTACAACACCGCGAACGGCACCAGCATCACCGCCGCGGACTTCGCCACCGATCCCTCTCTTCGAGCCGGGGCCATCACCGCCTGGAACGCGGCCAATCCCGGTTCTCCCTACCTGTCGCAGATGAACGTGCGACCCATCGAGATCGACGGAAATGCCGTGCAGCACCTCTTTGTGGACAATGGCGACTTGAGCTGGGACTCGACCATCGATTTCCAAGGCACCGTCAACAACGTCGTCTCCACCTACCCGAATAGTCTGAGCGAGGCCGAGGCCCTCATCGCCCAGGTCCGGGCCGACAAGACGCCTGACCTGAGCCGCTTCGCCATCGACTCCGAAGGCAGCATCAAGTACTTCCTTTCCAACGGTGACAGCTTCGAGCGCGGACGCGTCATGCTGGTCGACTTCAACGACAAGACCGCCCTCATCCGCGAAGGCCAGAACCTCTACAGCAGCTTCGGAGCGGCCGGTCTGAAGGCGGCGGCCGACAACAACGACGGCTTGCACGTGGCGGGCCGCAACGGTCTCGGCCTCATCAAGCAGGGCGCCCTCGAGCTCTCCAACGTGGATCTCACCAACGAGTTCGCCAACATGATCACCACCCAGCGTGGCTTCCAGGCTGGCTCGCGCATCATCACCGTTTCGGACGACATCCTGCAGGAAGTCGTGAACCTGAAGCGATAG
- a CDS encoding flagellar basal body-associated FliL family protein, giving the protein MLPALLVIVLMPIISFAMFKFMIIPMIKAELPEPGMEPELTAEDLDISYDTSGEEYKVTFEPVVTNVKGTSQTRFVQVIFSVYSANPHLQEEVDKKTDRMKDVAISVLGNLTLADLERREMKNIVRNQLKQGFNHVLGEPLVEDISFSQFVVQ; this is encoded by the coding sequence ATGCTTCCCGCCCTCCTCGTTATCGTGCTCATGCCGATAATCTCCTTTGCGATGTTTAAGTTTATGATCATCCCCATGATCAAGGCTGAGCTGCCTGAACCGGGCATGGAGCCGGAGTTGACGGCGGAGGATTTGGATATCTCCTACGACACCTCGGGCGAGGAGTACAAAGTGACCTTCGAGCCGGTGGTGACCAACGTGAAAGGCACCAGCCAGACCCGCTTCGTGCAGGTGATCTTTTCGGTCTACAGCGCCAATCCGCACCTTCAGGAAGAGGTCGACAAGAAAACCGACCGCATGAAGGACGTGGCGATCAGCGTCTTGGGCAACCTCACGCTGGCCGACTTGGAGCGACGCGAGATGAAGAACATCGTGCGCAACCAGCTCAAGCAAGGGTTCAACCACGTGCTGGGCGAGCCGCTTGTCGAGGACATCTCCTTTTCCCAATTCGTAGTTCAATAG
- a CDS encoding FliM/FliN family flagellar motor switch protein encodes MSGETDENGELLNQTDIDALIAEAMEEPEEIIYDPEGNKVKAPKGTRIEPYDFRNPIFLTEVELRRVRIRHEEFIRYLAARLSIFLRLEYSLKMSRLSTLTYSKFTETIPNPAHVVLFKIEQLFGVGVIDINPRLALTMVDRMLGGKGHSVQGERYLTEIETNLVDDVVGIVLEEWCRQWKTEQELDTSIIGHESNGRFLETSPADAIMLVLSMEAGVGDCSETIQIGLPYYTLEPIIKKMHEAKERDLGLDNSGAESSWQSSFNDISIPVQAEWDGDSLTTKEVLNLRPGDVIRFPKTVLKNTRVRLANTVRFTGEIGLENNRVAVKINKKVEEESEE; translated from the coding sequence ATGAGTGGCGAAACGGACGAGAACGGGGAACTTCTAAACCAAACCGACATCGACGCTCTCATCGCGGAGGCGATGGAGGAGCCCGAGGAGATCATCTACGATCCCGAAGGCAACAAGGTGAAGGCTCCCAAGGGCACGCGCATCGAGCCCTACGACTTCCGCAACCCCATCTTCCTCACCGAAGTGGAGCTGCGCCGCGTCCGTATCCGCCACGAGGAGTTCATCCGCTACCTGGCGGCCCGACTTTCCATCTTCCTGCGCCTGGAATACTCGCTGAAGATGTCGCGCCTCTCCACGCTGACCTACAGCAAGTTTACCGAAACCATCCCCAATCCCGCCCACGTGGTGCTCTTCAAGATCGAGCAGCTCTTCGGGGTGGGCGTCATCGACATCAACCCCCGCCTGGCCCTCACCATGGTGGACCGCATGCTAGGCGGCAAGGGCCACTCCGTGCAGGGCGAGCGCTACCTCACCGAGATCGAGACCAACCTGGTCGACGACGTGGTGGGCATCGTGCTGGAGGAATGGTGCCGCCAGTGGAAGACCGAGCAGGAGCTCGACACCTCCATCATCGGCCATGAGAGCAACGGCCGCTTCCTGGAAACCTCGCCCGCGGACGCCATCATGCTGGTGCTGTCCATGGAAGCTGGAGTGGGGGACTGCTCCGAAACCATCCAGATCGGCCTGCCCTACTACACGCTCGAGCCCATCATCAAGAAGATGCACGAGGCCAAAGAGCGCGATCTGGGGCTCGACAACTCCGGAGCCGAAAGCTCCTGGCAATCCAGTTTCAACGACATCAGCATCCCGGTGCAGGCTGAGTGGGACGGCGACAGCCTCACCACCAAGGAAGTGCTCAATCTTCGCCCCGGGGATGTCATCCGTTTTCCCAAGACAGTTTTGAAAAACACCCGCGTTCGCTTGGCCAACACCGTCCGATTCACCGGAGAGATCGGCCTGGAGAACAATCGGGTAGCCGTGAAAATTAACAAGAAGGTGGAGGAAGAATCCGAAGAATGA
- the fliN gene encoding flagellar motor switch protein FliN, with amino-acid sequence MLEETKDLGLLMDVRVKLTVRLGSCRMPMKEVMELTPGSVIQLNQEAKDPVGLYVNEKLIAYGEVVVVEDNFGIKITEMASG; translated from the coding sequence ATGTTGGAAGAGACAAAGGACCTTGGGCTCCTGATGGACGTGCGCGTCAAGCTGACGGTGCGTCTGGGTTCCTGCAGAATGCCCATGAAGGAAGTTATGGAGCTGACCCCCGGCTCCGTCATCCAGCTCAACCAGGAAGCCAAAGATCCTGTCGGGCTGTACGTGAACGAGAAGCTCATCGCCTACGGCGAAGTAGTGGTGGTCGAGGACAACTTCGGCATCAAGATCACCGAAATGGCCAGCGGCTAG
- a CDS encoding flagellar biosynthetic protein FliO, whose protein sequence is MSTRTILAALCFLAATAFDAPLWAAIDADQIIEPRQSTEAAGQGAQDDEAMQGLFSNGDASFGAMISILGYVLIVGALAVAVWYLFKRGMIRKPFAKGEGKLKIAETRMLGNRQFIMVVEYEQQKLLLGVGPGKIDYLTNLSGVPADFSQLDQMQVKNEGGAQ, encoded by the coding sequence ATGTCCACTCGTACCATTCTTGCTGCCCTTTGTTTCCTCGCAGCGACCGCTTTCGATGCCCCGCTCTGGGCAGCCATCGATGCGGACCAGATCATCGAGCCGCGTCAGTCGACGGAGGCGGCCGGACAGGGGGCTCAAGACGACGAAGCGATGCAGGGGCTCTTCTCCAATGGGGACGCCTCTTTCGGAGCGATGATTTCCATCCTGGGTTACGTTCTGATCGTAGGGGCGCTCGCGGTGGCGGTTTGGTATCTCTTCAAGCGCGGCATGATCCGCAAGCCCTTCGCCAAAGGAGAGGGCAAGCTGAAGATCGCGGAAACCCGCATGCTGGGCAATCGCCAGTTCATCATGGTGGTGGAATACGAGCAGCAGAAGCTTCTGCTTGGAGTGGGTCCGGGCAAGATCGACTACCTGACCAACCTCAGCGGCGTGCCGGCGGACTTCTCGCAGCTCGATCAGATGCAGGTGAAGAACGAAGGAGGAGCTCAGTGA
- the fliP gene encoding flagellar type III secretion system pore protein FliP (The bacterial flagellar biogenesis protein FliP forms a type III secretion system (T3SS)-type pore required for flagellar assembly.): protein MSRLGAIVLLFLGLSCFGVNAVAQTAPAAPSGPGLQLSVNMGGEDSQQDVGAAIQVVLLMTLLTLGPSIVVLMTSFTRIIIVLGFVRTAMGVHQAPSNQIIVGLALVITFFIMQPILTEVNENALQPLMAKEITTAEAFEVGAAPLREFMLNQTKLSDVEFFLDLSSAGPTAASELPMRVVVPAFVMSEIRTAFQMGFLIFLPFIMIDFLVGTTLMAMGMMMMPPVVISLPFKLLLFVLVDGWTLVIKSLVQSFNI, encoded by the coding sequence GTGAGCCGCCTCGGAGCAATCGTTTTGCTTTTTCTCGGCCTTTCGTGCTTCGGCGTGAACGCGGTCGCCCAGACGGCTCCCGCCGCTCCCTCGGGGCCAGGTCTGCAGCTGAGCGTGAACATGGGCGGCGAGGACTCCCAGCAAGATGTAGGGGCCGCCATTCAGGTCGTCCTCTTGATGACTCTGCTCACGCTGGGACCCTCCATTGTGGTTCTGATGACCAGCTTCACCCGCATCATCATCGTGCTGGGCTTCGTTCGCACCGCCATGGGCGTACATCAGGCGCCCTCCAATCAGATCATCGTCGGTCTGGCGTTGGTCATCACCTTCTTCATCATGCAGCCGATTCTCACCGAGGTGAACGAGAACGCCCTGCAGCCGCTGATGGCCAAGGAGATCACCACCGCGGAAGCCTTCGAAGTCGGAGCCGCTCCGCTGCGCGAGTTCATGCTCAACCAAACCAAGCTCAGCGACGTGGAGTTCTTTCTCGACCTCTCTTCCGCCGGTCCCACCGCCGCTTCCGAACTGCCCATGCGCGTAGTGGTGCCCGCCTTCGTGATGAGCGAGATCCGCACCGCGTTCCAGATGGGCTTTCTCATCTTCCTACCCTTCATCATGATCGACTTCCTGGTCGGCACCACGCTGATGGCCATGGGTATGATGATGATGCCTCCGGTGGTCATTTCCCTTCCTTTCAAGCTGCTGCTCTTCGTTCTCGTGGACGGGTGGACGCTTGTAATCAAATCCTTGGTACAAAGCTTCAACATATGA
- the fliQ gene encoding flagellar biosynthesis protein FliQ, which yields MNLETAIELFRQAVTNALMLVAPILITTIVVGLVISLFQSVTSIQEQTLSFAPKLFAVGGVLIVGSAWLMRTLMSFTIEVYQKIPEIGF from the coding sequence ATGAATCTCGAAACCGCTATCGAACTCTTCCGCCAGGCGGTGACCAACGCCCTTATGCTGGTGGCTCCTATCTTGATCACCACCATTGTGGTCGGTCTGGTCATCAGCCTGTTCCAATCGGTCACTAGCATCCAGGAGCAGACCCTGTCGTTCGCTCCCAAGCTCTTCGCCGTCGGCGGCGTGCTCATCGTCGGGTCGGCTTGGCTGATGCGCACCCTCATGAGCTTCACCATCGAGGTGTACCAGAAGATTCCCGAAATCGGATTCTAA
- a CDS encoding flagellar biosynthetic protein FliR: MFTIGDILVFMMVLARVLGMFMIAPVFSHKTIPAIAKVTLAAAFGFMAMPLVGDLDTQPISILELVVWTAKEIAVGLSIGIAIRMIFFVLDFAAHVLTMQIGLMPGPEFDPSSASSQGNPLGTIIYFFGLMMLLSGTEYDILRAFIMSFEVAPIGYFTPNSFAADTLVLKTADIFKIGVLMSAPVIAVNFLINLIFATLGKVVPKLNVFILSFSVRIFIGTSVLVVTIGLIAHYAMNYLHETPEMMLRFIFFRPEA, encoded by the coding sequence ATGTTCACTATAGGAGACATACTCGTTTTCATGATGGTCCTGGCCCGAGTGCTGGGCATGTTCATGATCGCGCCCGTCTTCTCGCATAAGACCATACCAGCCATCGCCAAGGTCACTCTCGCGGCGGCCTTCGGCTTCATGGCGATGCCGCTGGTAGGGGATCTGGATACGCAACCGATATCGATTCTCGAACTGGTTGTTTGGACCGCCAAGGAGATCGCGGTCGGGCTGAGCATCGGCATCGCCATCCGCATGATCTTCTTCGTTCTGGATTTCGCGGCCCATGTCTTGACCATGCAGATCGGCTTGATGCCAGGGCCTGAGTTCGACCCGTCCAGCGCCTCCAGCCAAGGCAATCCACTGGGGACCATCATCTATTTCTTCGGATTGATGATGCTGCTCTCCGGCACCGAATACGACATCCTGCGCGCCTTCATCATGAGCTTCGAAGTCGCCCCGATCGGCTACTTCACTCCCAACAGCTTCGCCGCGGATACGCTCGTGCTCAAAACGGCCGACATCTTCAAGATCGGCGTGCTCATGAGCGCTCCGGTCATCGCGGTGAACTTCCTTATCAATCTCATTTTCGCCACCCTAGGAAAGGTGGTGCCCAAGCTGAACGTTTTCATTCTCAGCTTCTCGGTGAGAATCTTCATCGGAACGTCGGTGCTGGTGGTGACGATCGGACTGATCGCCCACTACGCGATGAACTACCTGCACGAAACCCCTGAGATGATGCTGCGCTTCATCTTCTTCAGACCGGAGGCCTAG